The Phoenix dactylifera cultivar Barhee BC4 chromosome 15, palm_55x_up_171113_PBpolish2nd_filt_p, whole genome shotgun sequence genome contains a region encoding:
- the LOC103704213 gene encoding E3 ubiquitin-protein ligase At3g02290-like: protein MGSVCSCFHIGDFEDYAHANASICTHCICFSCLTQQLIHVYTALFQRGEVRAIPSSVEGTAPLASAALVTDDFIPDTYRPPPRPLPYDDPRCSRLQRDGLVSRRDKSLSHFHEESEPLRRNSSYTEMETMSRVDKCGSDYDRGSKLCDSESLLKHPLTEDTKGATYFFPSSEDEDVCPTCLEEYTSENPRIIMQCTHHFHLSCIYEWMERSDACPICGKMMVFNETA from the exons ATGGGATCTGTTTGTTCCTGCTTTCACATAGGGGATTTCGAAGATTATGCACATGCCAATGCTTCAATTTGTACACACTGCATCTGTTTCAGTTGCTTGACTCAGCAGTTGATACATGTG TACACGGCATTATTTCAAAGAGGGGAGGTGCGTGCTATCCCTTCATCTGTGGAGGGAACTGCTCCTTTAGCTTCAGCTGCACTAGTCACAGATGATTTTATACCTGATACCTACCGCCCTCCTCCAAGGCCTTTACCTTATGATGATCCTAGGTGCTCACGGCTGCAACGTGACGGACTTGTCTCAAGGCGTGATAAGTCCTTGAGCCATTTCCATGAGGAATCTGAACCACTTAGAAGAAATAGTAGTTATACTGAAATGGAAACGATGAGCAGAGTAGACAAGTGTGGATCTGACTATGATAGAGGTTCCAAGTTATGCGATTCTGAGTCCTTGCTGAAACACCCCTTGACAGAAGACACAAAAGGGGCAacttatttttttccttcatcCGAAGATGAAGATGTGTGCCCAACATGTCTTGAAG AATATACTTCAGAAAATCCAAGGATTATAATGCAGTGCACTCATCATTTCCACCTTAGTTGTATATATGAGTGGATGGAGAGAAGTGATGCCTGTCCAATCTGTGGCAAG ATGATGGTGTTTAATGAAACAGCGTGA